In Anaerolineae bacterium, the genomic stretch CGGCCATGTGGCTGATCGAGGTCGGAGAATACGAAGAGGCCGCCAAACTGTACCACGAGACCAGTTCCATGCCCGAAGTGTGCAGCCGGGTTTGCCCCCAGGAAGTGCTCTGTGAAGGGTCTTGCGTGCGCAACCACAACGACGAGCCGGTGCTTACGGGCATTCTGGAACGCTTCGCCGTGGATTACTACCGCGAGCAGCGGGACGGCAAAGTGGATGTGCCGGTTGGCGAGCCCACCGGCAAGCGCGTGGCCGTGGTCGGGGCGGGGCCAGCGGGTCTTTCCTGCGCCGAGCAGTTGCGCCGCATGGGGCACGAGGTGACCATTTTCGAAGCCAAACCCGGCCCCGGCGGCCTTTTGGTCTATGGCATTCCCAACTTCAAACTCCCCAAAGAGGTGGTCTTTGCCCGCGTGGACGACCTCAAGCGCGCCGGGGTGGAGTTCGTATTCAACACCACCATTGGCAAAGACAAGACCATCGACGACCTGTTCAACGAGGGCTTCGATGCTATGTTCATCGGCGTGGGCGCCAACATCGACGCCCAAATGAAAGCCGAGGGGGTGAAGACCCCCGGCGTGTACAACGCCAGCGAATACCTCATCCTGGGCAATGTGCCCGAAGAACTGCGCCCACCGGGGCTGCCTGAACCGCCCGAGATCAAGGGCAAGCGGGTCATCGTGGTAGGCGGTGGCGACACGGCAGCCGACTGCTTGCGCACCTCCATCCGCTTAGGCGCCAAGGAAGCTATCTGCGTGTACCGCCGCTCCGAGGCCGAGATGCCCGGCGGCGAGAAAGACCGCAAATGGGCCAAAGAAGAGGGCGCGAAATACATGTTCCTCACCCAGCCCGTGCGCTTCATCCCCGGCGAGGATGGCCGCCTGAAAGCGGTGGAATGCATCAAGATGAAATTGGGCGAACCCGACGAAAGCGGCCGCCGCCGCCCCATCCCCATCGAAGGCTCCAACTTCCTCATCGAAGCAGATATCGCCGTCCTGGCCATCGGTTACTGGCCGGACCCCACCATCGGCGAAAGCACCCCTGGGCTGAACACCCATGACTGGGGGCTGATCACCGCCGACCCCAAGACCGGAGCCACCACCCGCGAGGGCGTGTTCGCCGGCGGCGATGCCGTCACCGGCCCCGACCTGGTGGTCACCGCCGTGGCCGCCGGCCGACGGGCAGCCAAGGGCATCGACTTCTATCTGCGCACCGGCAAGATGCCCACCGCCGAGGAACTCAACACCGACCCGGAGACGCTGGTGTTGGTCTAACTTCATCCCCTGCCCACCCAGACCTGCCGGCTTTGCCAGGAGCCCGGCAGGTCTTTTTCTTTCCTTTGACTCGTTCTCTTCTTCCTTTAACACCCCAAAAAAATTCATGGTATAATTCGCTCTGACGCCCGCCCGCCATTGCTCTCTGGGCGCGGCGTTTTCTATGTTGTCAGCCAGGTAACCCCACTCTTTCAGGAAAACCCACCCATGGAAGCGACTTCCACGAACCTTGGGCATGTTCAATCGGTCGACATCACCGAAGAGATGCGCTCGGCCTATCTGGACTACGCCATGAGCGTCATCGTGGCCCGGGCGCTGCCCGACGCTCGCGATGGCCTCAAACCGGTCCAGCGGCGCATCCTCTACGCCATGCACGACATGGGCCTGCGGGCCAACAGCGCCTACAAAAAATCGGCCCGTATCGTCGGCGAGGTGCTGGGCAAGTACCACCCCCATGGCGACCAGGCCGTGTACGAGGCCATGGTGCGCATGGCCCAGGACTTCTCCATGCGCTACCCCCTGGTAGACGGCCAGGGCAACTTCGGCTCCATCGACGGCGACGCCCCGGCGGCCATGCGCTACACCGAAGCCCGCCTCAGTCATCTGGCCGAGGAGATGCTGGCCGACCTGGACAAAGACACCGTGGACTTCATCGACAACTTCGACGGCTCCCTCCAGGAGCCGGTGGTGCTCCCCTCGCGCATCCCCAACCTGCTGATGAACGGCGCGTCGGGGATCGCCGTGGGCATGGCAACGAACATCCCGCCCCACAACCTGCGCGAACTGGTGGACGCCCTGGTCTACCTCATCGACCGCTGGGACAACCTGGATGAGGTGGGGGTAGACGACCTGATGGCCTTCGTCAAAGGCCCCGACTTCCCCACAGGGGGTATCATCGTGGGCGCCGACGCCATCAAGCAGGCCTACACCTCCGGCCGGGGCAAGATCACCGTGCGCGGCGTGGCCCGCATCGAAGAGGGCAAGGGCGGGCGCTATCGCATCGTCATCACGCAGATTCCCTATCAGGTCAACAAGGCCTCGCTCATCGAGCGCATCGCCCACCTGGTGCGCACCGGGCGCATCGACGCCATCAGCGACCTGCGCGACGAATCGGACCGCCGGGGGATGAGCATCGTCATCGAACTCAAACGCGGCACCCAACCCCGCAAGGTGCTCAACCAACTCTACAAGCACACGCCTTTGCAGACCACCTTCGGCGTGCAGATGCTGGCTCTGGTGGAGGGCGAACCGCGCCTGCTTTCGCTCAAGCGGGCCATGGTGGTGTACATCGAGCACCGCCGCGAGGTCATCCGTCGGCGCTCGGCTTACGAACTGGACAAGGCCCGCAAGCGCGCCCACATCCTCGAAGGCTACCTCATCGCCCTGGCCAACCTGGACGCGGTCATCGAAACCATCCGTCGCTCCCCCGACGCCGAGACGGCCAAAGAACGCCTGATGGAACGCTTCCACCTCACCGAGGTTCAGGCCCAGGCCATCCTGGACATGCCACTGCGCCGCTTGGCCGCCCTGGAACGCCAGAAAATCGAGGACGAATACCGCAGCACCCAGGAACGCATCGCTTACCTGGAAGACCTGTTGGCCCACCCCAAGAAGGTGCTTCAGGTCATCCGGGAGGACCTGCTCGATGTGGCGGAACGCTACGGGGACGAGCGACGCACCAAAATCGCGGCGCAGGCCACCGGCGAGATCCGGGAAGAAGATCTGGTGCAGGACGAACCCGTGCTCATCAGCCTGACGCAAAAGGGCTACATCAAGCGCGTGCCCACCCGCACCTTCCGCGCCCAGGGCCGGGGCGGACGCGGCGTGATGGGACACACCACCCGCGACGAAGACGAGGTGATCCTGCTGCTCCCGGCGCGCACGCTATACACCGTGCTCTTCTTCACCGACCGGGGCAAGGTGTACTCGGTCAAAGCCTACCAGATTCCCGAAGCCGGTCGCACGGGGAAAGGCGTGCCCATTGTCCATCTGCTGCCCCTGCTGCCCGGTGAGCAGGTGACCGCCGCCGTGCCCGTGCCCGATTTCGCGGCCGCCGAATACTGCTTCATGACCACCCGGCGAGGCCGCGTCAAACGGGTGCGGCTGGAGGAGTTCGCCGCAGTGCGCCCCTCCGGCCTGATCGCCATCACCCTGGCCGACGACGATGCCTTAGGCTGGGTGCGGCTGACCAAAGGCGACGACGAGATCATCCTGGTCACCGAGCGCGGTCAGGCGCTGCGCTTCCACGAAAGCGAGGTCCGGCCCATGAGCCGCCAGGCCGCCGGAGTGACCGGCATCCGCCTGCACCCGGGCGACGCCCTGGCAGCCATGGAGGTCGTCGAACCCAAAGGCGACCTGCTGGTGGTCACCGCCCAGGGGTACGGCAAACGCACCCCATTGAGCGAATACCCGCGCAAGAGTCGCGCCACAGGCGGTGTGCGCACCATCGATGTCCACGCGCTGGACAAAATCGGCCCCATCGTGGCCGCCCGGGTGGTTCAGGAAGCCGACGACCTCACCCTCATCTCGGCCAACGGCGTGGTGCTGCGCACCAAAGTCAGGCAGATCAAACGCGCCGGTCGGGCCACGCGCGGCGTGCGGTTGATGAACCTGCAATCCGGCGACGCGGTGGCATCGGTCGCCCGTCTGGCCGCTCATTTGTTGAACAACCGAACCAAAGGCCCTCAGGCCGCCTGAAAGCTCCCCCCATCATCAAACAACGCCGCCCAGGCAGGCCGGGCGGCGTTTTACATTCTCCCCTGGTTTACAAAGGCAACCAGATGCGCTGCGTGACGAGCAGGCACACCGTGCCCAGCAGGAACATGCTGAAGAAAAACATCAACGCCAGCACGAAGCGTTGCACCGGCGTCATGCCCAGGGCATCTTGAGGCTGGGGCTCTTCGCTCAACTCCGGCGCTGTGGTGTCGTCCTGGAAAGTTCCGGCATCCGCATTGCGAAAGTCATCCAACATCATCGGCCTCCTGCTCTAAGTGTAGCCATTTTTGACAAAAAGTCAACTGAAGTTCGCCCATCGGACGCCAAACCGCGCCCCGGCCACACGATCAAAGGGAAAGGCTTGTGACGCTCATTCAACCCCGTGGGGCCTACGCCTCCTCCGCTATGGGGCGCAGGTGAGTCACCGTATCCCGGAGCACGCGCACCGCGCCCGAAGGGAGCCGCAGGCGCAAGGCGCCCTGGGAAGTGAGCCCTTCCACCACACCCTGTACCCATTCGCCGCCGGGCAGAGTGGCTTGCACCGGCTGGCCGCGATAAGCCAGCCGCGCCTCCCAGGCCTCCAGAAAGGCCTTGGTGGGCACCCTGGTCCGCCAGGCCAGCAAGGTCTCCAAAACAAACCGCAAAAACGCCCAGCGCGCCACCGGTCGGCCCACGGCATCGGCCACACAACCCGCAGGGAAGTCGAGCCAGGCCTCTGGCGGCACCGCCTGCGGTGCAAGGTTCACGCCAATCCCTAAGGCCACCGCCCGAGGCCGGTCGCCCTGCCACAGCGTCTCGGCCAACACCCCCGCCACCTTGCGTCCCTCGAGGAGCACATCGTTGGGCCACTTGAGCCGCGGGCGCACCCCCCATTGCCTTTCCAGCGCCAGGGCCACGGCCAACCCGCCCCAGACCGCCCACCGGGACAGCGCAGGCACCTCGTCCGGCAAAGGGCGCAAGAGCACGGTGAAGGCCAGGGCCGCGCCGGGCGGCGTATACCACCGACGCCCCAACCGGCCCCGGCCCTGGGTTTGCTCGTCGGCCAACACCAGACAACCGTCAGGCGCCCCGGCTTCGGCCCAGGTCAGCGCCACAGCGTTGGTCGAGCCCACGGCGGGGAAGTACCACCAAGCGCTCAGCGGCAGGCCTCGCAACGCCCAACGCAGATCCTCCGGCGGCGGAAACGGCGGCATCTCTTGCATGGACCACATTGTACCAGGCAAGCGCCGTAGAGGCGAAGGGTGGGGAGAAAAGCACTCCCTCCACCTCCCCCATGGTAGAATTCCCCCCATGAAACGCGGACATCTCCTGCTTGGCGTCGCCATCAGCGCGGGGTTCCTCTACCTGGCCCTGCGCGGCCTTCATCTGGACGAAGTGCTCGCTGCGCTGGGTCGGGCCAACTACTGGTGGCTGCTCCCCGGCGTGGCCGTGTACTTCGTGGGCGTGTGGGTGCGCGCCTGGCGATGGCACTATCTGCTGCGCCCGCTCAAGGCCATCCCCACGCGCACCATGTTCCCCATCGTGACCATCGGCTACATGGGCAACAACATCTACCCCGCCCGCGCCGGGGAAGTGCTCCGCGCCGTGGTGCTCAAGCGGCGCGAAGGCGTGCCCATCTCCGCCTCGCTGGTCACCATTTTGGTAGAGCGGGTGTACGACGGCGTGGTCATGCTCGGTTTCGTCTTCCTCAACCTGCCCCGGCTGGCTGCCCTCGGCGGCGACTCGGGCTTCGTGGGCAGCATCCGCGACTTGGCCCTCTGGGGCAGCGGTGCCTTCTTTGGGGTGCTGGCCCTCTTCCTGCTGGCGGCCATGTTCCCCCAACGGGCCGAGCAGGTGCTCCATGGGATGGCCCGACGCCTTCCCCAAGGGATCCGGGAAAAGACCCTCGGCCTGGGGTTGCGCTTCCTGCAAGGGCTGGAATCCCTGCGCTCGCCGCGGGAGGCCCTGATGGTCTTCGTCACCTCGGTGCTGATCTGGCTGTTGGAGACGGGCAAATACTGGTTCGTGATGCACGCCTTCCCTTTCCAGGTGGATTTCTTCACCCTGATGTTGATGAACGGCATCGTAAACCTGGCCACCACGCTACCCTCGGCGCCGGGGTATGTAGGGACCTTCGACACTCCGGGGATCGCCGTCTTGCGCGCGGCTGAGGTGGCGGGCGAGGTGGCGGCAGCCTACACGCTGGTATTGCACGCCGCCTTGTGGCTGCCCATTACCGCCCTGGGCGGCTACTACGCCCTGCGTGAGGGCATTCAGACCACCGGGTACGCGGAGGCAGCCGAATGAACATCGCCATCGTCGGCGCTGGCGTGGCCGGCATGAGTGCGGCCTATGACCTGCTTCGCGCCGGACATCAAGTGACCCTGTACGAAGCCGACGCCCAGGTGGGCGGGCTGGCCGGGGGATTCAAAGCCCCCCACTGGGACTGGTCCATGGAGAAGTTCTACCACCACTGGTTCGCTTCGGACCAGCACATCCTCGGGCTGATTCGGGAGTTGGGTTGGGAGGACAAGGTACGTTTCCCTCGACCGGTGACCGTGGTTTACCACCAGGGGAAGTTCTATCCTTTTGATTCGCCCTTTGCCGTGCTCCGCTACCCCGGCCTGCGCTGGCCCGACAAGGTGCGCTTCGGCCTGGTGGGGCTCTACCTGCGCCTCACCCCCCGCTGGCAACCTCTGGAACGCCACACGGCCCACGAGTGGCTGCGCCGCACCTTAGGCGAACGCGCCTATACGGCGCTCTGGGAGCCTCTGCTGGTGGGCAAGTTCGGGCGTCATTACCGCGAGGTGAACATGGCCTGGTTCTGGGCCCGCCTGCACGCCCGCACGCCGCGCTTAGGCACCTTCGAGGGCGGCTTTCAGGCCTTTTTGGACGCCTTTGCCGGGCGCCTGCGGCGGATGGGGGCGGAAATTCGCCTCCGAACCCCCGTGGAGCGCATCCTGCCGGAGCCCAAGGGGACCGGCCGCGGCCTGCAGGTCGTGCCCGCCCCGGCGTCAGGGGCCACGCCCCAAACCTACCACCAAGTGCTGGTCACCGTGTCCCCGGCGGGAATGGCCCACATGGCCCCAACCCTGCCCGCGGATTATCTGGAAGGCCTGCTTAAGCTGAGGAGCCTGGGGGCAGTGGTGCTCATCCTGGCCCTCAAACAGCGTCTCTCGCGCGAGGGGTACTACTGGTACAACATTCCCAAGGCCACTGGCTTCCCCTTCCTGGCCCTGGTGGAGCACACCAACTTCCTCTCCGCCGCCCACTTCGGCGGCGACCACATCGTGTACTGCGGCGATTATCTGGACCCCGAACACGAATACTTCCGCCTGAGCAAAGAGGAACTGTTGGAGCATTTTCTGCCCGCGCTGCAACGCATCAACCCCGACTTTCGGCCCGACTGGGTGCGGGGCGTCTGGCTGTTCCGCGCCAAGTACGCGCAGCCGGTGCCGCTGGTGAACCACTCACGCCACATCCCTGCCATCCGCACCCCCTTGCCGGGGCTGTATTTTGCCAGCATGTCCCAGGTCTATCCCTGGGACCGAGGGACCAACTTCGCGGTGGAAATCGGCCGCCGGGCCGCGCGGATGATGCTGGAAGACCACGGCGACTCCGCCGCGTAGCGTCCCCTGCGTCTCCCAGGCCTCAAAAACGAAAAAGGTGCCGGCGGGGGATCGGGGATCATGGTATACTCTTTTCAGCCTTTCTTGAGCAGCCCTGGAGGAAAGGATGTCCCAGAAGACGTTACTCCAAGACCCGGAATTTCAACAGGCCTTGGAACAACTTATCGCCGAGAAAATCGCGCACTTCGTGCGGCAGAACGAACTGCGGGCGCGGGAACTTGCGCTCATAGAGCGGGTCGTTCGAGTAGAAGAGGAGCTCAAAGCACTCCGAGAAATTGAGCAAGCCCGCTTTGAGGCCATAGAGAAGCGTTTCGAGGCCTCAGAAAAACGCTTCGAGAGCCTTCAGCGCGAGATGATCGCCCGCTTTGAAGCCATGGACCAACGCTTTGAAGCCTCGGAAAAACGCTTTGAAGCCTCGGAAAAACGCTTCGAAAGCCTCCAGCGGGAGATGAACGCCCGCTTCGAGAGCCTCCAACGCGAAATGAACGCCCGTTTCGAGGCTGTGGACAAGCGCCTTGGGATGATGCAGTGGACGATGGGGGTGGGCTTCACCGTGATCACGGTGCTCATCACGCTGAGCAATTTCCTGCTGCGGTAGCGGGGGAAACTTGAGGCTTCCAAGAGCGCAAAGGGCCGGTTCAATCTGCGTAAGGGCCACTCCATCCGACTCACGACGCAACGACTCACGGACATACGATTCCCTCTTCACACCCCCAAAAACCGCCTGTGTTGCAGTTCCCACAGGCGGCGGTAGAGGCCGCCCTGGGCCAGCAAGGACGCATGGGTGCCCCGCTCGACGATGCGCCCGTGGTCGAGCACCAGAATCTCGTCCAGGCGGTCCATCGCCAGCAGGCGGTGGGTGATCCAGATCGTGGTGCGGCCCTCCATCGCCACGAACAGGGCCTCCAGCACCTGCTGCTCGGTTACCGGGTCGAGGTGGGCGGTAGGTTCGTCCAGCAGCAGGATGGGCGCGTCCTTGAGCAGCGCGCGGGCGATGGCGATACGCTGGCGTTCCCCGCCCGATAGGCGCATCCCCTGCTCGCCGATGTAGGTGTCGTATCCCTGGGGCAGGCGCAGGATGACCTCATGGATGCGGGCGCGGCGGGCCGCGGCTTCGATTTCCTCCTGGGTGGCGTCGGGTTTGGCCAAGCGCAGGTTCTCCCACACCGTGGCGTTGAACAAATAGGTTTGCTGCGACACCACGGCAAAGTGCGCTCGCACTTCGTCGGGATCCAAAGCCTTGAGGCTTATCCCGCCCAAACGAATCTCCCCCTGCTCATAATCCCAAAAGCGAAGCAGCAGGTTAGCGATGGTGGTCTTGCCCGCACCGCTGGGGCCGACGATGCCGATGGCCGCGCCCTGGGGCACGCGCAGCGATACCCCGCGCAAGGCCGGTTGGTCGCTGCCGGGGTAGGTGAAGGTGAGGTCACGGATGTCGAGGGCGGGGGGCAACGCCCTCGCTCCTCCCCCCTCGCTCCCCCTTTCCCTTTCCCTGGGGGAAAGGGAAGGGGGGAAGGCCGCGTCGCGCGGCAGCGGGGCAGCGGACAGGGGAGAGGGGTGAGGGCCCACATCCACCACCTCAAAGAGACGAGCGGCAGCGGTGCGCACGCTCTCCCACATCTGGGCCGCCGCGGGCAGGGGAGTAGCGGCCTCGAAGGCGGCCAGGGTGAGCAACCCTAAAGCGCCCAGCATCACTCCCCCGATGCGCCCCTCGCGCACCAGGGGGATGCTCAGCACCACCACGCCCCACAAGGCCAGGTCGGCCAGCAGGCCGCTCAGGCCGGTATGGGCCGCGCTGAGCAAGGCTAAGCGGCGCTGGGCGCGGGCGTAGGCCTCGTCCACCTGGGCGATGCGCTCCCCGTGGGCCGCTGCCCGGTCGTAGGCCAACAGGTCGGCCAAGCCCTGAATGCCGCCCACCAGCAGGGCGCTGAGTTGGCCGCGCAGGGCGACCAACCGCTGCCCCGACCCCCGGCTGAGGTGACGCACCACCCAGGGCAACAGCGCCCCGGCGGTGACAAAGGCCACTAAAGCCACCACAGCCAATTGCGGGCCATAGGCGGCTAGAAAAAGCCCCACGCCCAGGGCGGTCAACCCGGCCACCAGCACCGGCGCCACCACCCGCACATACAGGTTTTCCAACGTCTCCACATCGCCCACCACGCGGGCCAGCAGGTCCCCGGCACGATAAGTCATCAGCCGGGCCGGGGCCAGAGGCTCGATGCGGCGGTAGAACCACACCCGCAGCCGGGCCAGCAGCAAAAAGGTCACATTGTGAGAGACCAACCGCTCGGCGTAGCGGAACACCGCCCGGCTAATGCCGAAAAAGCGCACGCCCACGATGGCCACCTGCAATGCGGCCAAATCAGGGTGCAGGGCAGCCATGGCGATCAACCAGGCCGAAGTGCCCATCAAGGACACATTGGCCCCGATGGTGAAGGCGCCCAGGAGCACCGAGAGAGCAACCCAGCCTTCATACCCGCGCAGGAAGCCCAACAACCGCCTCAGGATGGGCCCTTTCCCCTGGGGTTCGGCATCGGGCCCAGGGGGTCCGACCTGGGCGGGCCCCAGGGGGATATCTCCTCTCTCCCCACTCTTCTCCCCACCCTTGCCAAGGGAGGGAAGGGGATGCCCGGCGAAGACGGGCGGGAGTGGGGTGAGACTCGTAGCCGTCACCATGTGGGCATACAGCCCCTTACGGGCCAACAGTTCCTCATGGGTACCCTGCTCTCCCACACGGCCTTGGTCCAAAACCACAATGCGCGTAGCATCGCGCACGGTGTGCAGCCGGTGGGCGATGACGACCACGGTGCGTCCTTCCATCAAGCGGCGGGTGCTGGCTTCCAGTTGAGCTTCGGTCTCTGGRTCRAGGTGSGAGGTSGGYTCRTCRAGGATGAGNAAAGGGNGCRTCCTTGAGAAARGCRCGGGCCARAGCCAGGCGCTGRGCCTGACCGCCGCTGAGGCGCGAACCGGCCTCGCCGATGGGGGTCTGCAGGCCCTGAGGCAGGGTGYGGACGAAATCCTCCAGGTGRGCGGCCYGCAGGGCGCGGTGCAGTTCSGCRGGGGTAGCATCGGGCTTGCCCAGRCGCAGGTTGGCYTCCAGCGTGTCGTGGAAGAGGTGRGGCYGCTGGGGCACCCAGGCMAGGCGGTCGGGGGGCGGGGGGSCTTCTACCACAGTACCGTCGGCGTAGTGGGTGCGGATRCAGCCTTCGGTAGGCTGCAAAAAGCCCAGCAACAGGCCCACCAGGGTGCTCTTGCCTGCACCGCTGGGGCCCACCAGGGCCAGGCGCTCACCAGCGGCGATGCGCAGGCTGACCTCACGCAGGGCAGGCCGAGGCTCACCGGGATAGGTGAAGGTGACCCGATCCAGTTCCACGGCCACGATGGGGGCCTGGGGCGCGGCGGGGCGCTGCGCGGGGCGCAGGGGTTGCGCGTCCAGAATCTCAAAGATACGCCGGGCCGCCGTGACGCCATCCATCCCCGCGTGGAAACGCAGCCCTAACAGACGGAAGGGCAGGTAGAATTCGGGTGCCAGGATGAGCACAAAGAAGGCGCTCTGAAAGGCCATCTTGGCGTAGAGCAGGCGCAGGCCCACCTCAACGGCGACGATGGCCGTGCTGATGGTGGCCAGCAGTTCCAGGGCAAAGGCCGAGAGGAAGGTGAGCCGCAGCACGCCTAAGGTGGCCCGGCGGTAGCGGTCGCTCACCTCGGCGATGGTGTCGGCGTAGTCCTTGGAGCGTCCCAGAAGTTTGAGGGTGGTCAGCCCCTGCAGGGTGTCGAGGAAATGCGCCGAGAGGCGGCTCAGGGTGAGGTACTGACGGCGGGTGACGGCCTCGGCTCCCTTGCCGATGAGCACCATGAAGAAGGGAATAAGCGGGGCGGTGAGCAACATGACCGCGCCCGAAAGCGCATCATGGGAGAAAACGAAGAAGAGGATGGTCAGGGGGATGAGGGCGGTGACCACCACCTGGGGCAGGTACTGGCTGAAGTAAGCGTCCAGGGCTTCGATGCCTTCCACGGCGGTGGCGGTGAGTTCACCAGTGCGCTGCCCACGGGTGTAGAGAGGGCCGAGGGCCTGCAGGTGGGCGAAGAGACGGCGACGCAGGTCGCTCTTCACCCGCACCGCAATGGCTTTGGCACCGATCTCGTGCAGGCCGCCGAGCGAGGCGCGCGCCAGCATAAGGAGCAACAAACGGCGCAGCAGGGGCCACACCTGGGCAAGGTCGGCCCCACCGAGGAAGACGGCATCCACAATGCGGCTGAGCACCCAGGCCTGGGCAATCGTCAACACCCCGGCGAGCCAGATGGTGCCGATAGTGAAGGCAAAGGTACGGCCTGTGCCGCGGGCTAAGGCAATCAGACGACGGTGCATGGGAACAGGAACCAAAAAAGGGGGGTGAAGGGTCCCCCCCCCACCCCCGAAGATGGTCTCCTGAGCTTAGTAGACCATTTTCTCACCGGTGACGCGGCCCCGAAAGATCCAATAGGTCCAGGCCACGTATGCCAGCACGAACGGCAAGAAGATGAGGGAGACAATGGTCATTACCTTCAGAGTATAAGGTGACGATGCAGCGTTGTAGATGGTTAGGCTGTACTCCGGCTTGATGGTGGAGATGAGAAGGCGCGGGTAAAGCCCGGCAAACACCATAATGGTGGCGAGGGCGATGGTCAGCGCACCGCTGAGGAAAGCCCTGCCAAAGGCTCCCTGCTTGACGAAAACGCCAACCAGGACGAGCAGCAACGCCGCAATGGCCGCGGGAATCAGGCCACCGCTGGTCAGAATATCGGTGGCAAAGAAGGCCCAGAGCACGAAGACCACCGTGGCGATTAGGGCGACCACCCAAGCCTTGAAAGCCGTCTCCTTCGCCCGGGCTTCCACGTCCCCTGTCGTGCGCAACGCCAAATAATTGGCCCCATGCATGACAAAAAGGGCAACAAAGGTGATCCCTGCCCACAGAGCGAAGGGGTTGAGCAAGGGCAACAGGCCACCCCAATAGTTCATATTCTCATCAATGGCCATCCCGCGCATCAGGT encodes the following:
- the gyrA gene encoding DNA gyrase subunit A, with the protein product MEATSTNLGHVQSVDITEEMRSAYLDYAMSVIVARALPDARDGLKPVQRRILYAMHDMGLRANSAYKKSARIVGEVLGKYHPHGDQAVYEAMVRMAQDFSMRYPLVDGQGNFGSIDGDAPAAMRYTEARLSHLAEEMLADLDKDTVDFIDNFDGSLQEPVVLPSRIPNLLMNGASGIAVGMATNIPPHNLRELVDALVYLIDRWDNLDEVGVDDLMAFVKGPDFPTGGIIVGADAIKQAYTSGRGKITVRGVARIEEGKGGRYRIVITQIPYQVNKASLIERIAHLVRTGRIDAISDLRDESDRRGMSIVIELKRGTQPRKVLNQLYKHTPLQTTFGVQMLALVEGEPRLLSLKRAMVVYIEHRREVIRRRSAYELDKARKRAHILEGYLIALANLDAVIETIRRSPDAETAKERLMERFHLTEVQAQAILDMPLRRLAALERQKIEDEYRSTQERIAYLEDLLAHPKKVLQVIREDLLDVAERYGDERRTKIAAQATGEIREEDLVQDEPVLISLTQKGYIKRVPTRTFRAQGRGGRGVMGHTTRDEDEVILLLPARTLYTVLFFTDRGKVYSVKAYQIPEAGRTGKGVPIVHLLPLLPGEQVTAAVPVPDFAAAEYCFMTTRRGRVKRVRLEEFAAVRPSGLIAITLADDDALGWVRLTKGDDEIILVTERGQALRFHESEVRPMSRQAAGVTGIRLHPGDALAAMEVVEPKGDLLVVTAQGYGKRTPLSEYPRKSRATGGVRTIDVHALDKIGPIVAARVVQEADDLTLISANGVVLRTKVRQIKRAGRATRGVRLMNLQSGDAVASVARLAAHLLNNRTKGPQAA
- the cydC gene encoding thiol reductant ABC exporter subunit CydC, whose product is MVTATSLTPLPPVFAGHPLPSLGKGGEKSGERGDIPLGPAQVGPPGPDAEPQGKGPILRRLLGFLRGYEGWVALSVLLGAFTIGANVSLMGTSAWLIAMAALHPDLAALQVAIVGVRFFGISRAVFRYAERLVSHNVTFLLLARLRVWFYRRIEPLAPARLMTYRAGDLLARVVGDVETLENLYVRVVAPVLVAGLTALGVGLFLAAYGPQLAVVALVAFVTAGALLPWVVRHLSRGSGQRLVALRGQLSALLVGGIQGLADLLAYDRAAAHGERIAQVDEAYARAQRRLALLSAAHTGLSGLLADLALWGVVVLSIPLVREGRIGGVMLGALGLLTLAAFEAATPLPAAAQMWESVRTAAARLFEVVDVGPHPSPLSAAPLPRDAAFPPSLSPRERERGSEGGGARALPPALDIRDLTFTYPGSDQPALRGVSLRVPQGAAIGIVGPSGAGKTTIANLLLRFWDYEQGEIRLGGISLKALDPDEVRAHFAVVSQQTYLFNATVWENLRLAKPDATQEEIEAAARRARIHEVILRLPQGYDTYIGEQGMRLSGGERQRIAIARALLKDAPILLLDEPTAHLDPVTEQQVLEALFVAMEGRTTIWITHRLLAMDRLDEILVLDHGRIVERGTHASLLAQGGLYRRLWELQHRRFLGV
- a CDS encoding flippase-like domain-containing protein, which gives rise to MKRGHLLLGVAISAGFLYLALRGLHLDEVLAALGRANYWWLLPGVAVYFVGVWVRAWRWHYLLRPLKAIPTRTMFPIVTIGYMGNNIYPARAGEVLRAVVLKRREGVPISASLVTILVERVYDGVVMLGFVFLNLPRLAALGGDSGFVGSIRDLALWGSGAFFGVLALFLLAAMFPQRAEQVLHGMARRLPQGIREKTLGLGLRFLQGLESLRSPREALMVFVTSVLIWLLETGKYWFVMHAFPFQVDFFTLMLMNGIVNLATTLPSAPGYVGTFDTPGIAVLRAAEVAGEVAAAYTLVLHAALWLPITALGGYYALREGIQTTGYAEAAE
- a CDS encoding biotin--[acetyl-CoA-carboxylase] ligase — its product is MQEMPPFPPPEDLRWALRGLPLSAWWYFPAVGSTNAVALTWAEAGAPDGCLVLADEQTQGRGRLGRRWYTPPGAALAFTVLLRPLPDEVPALSRWAVWGGLAVALALERQWGVRPRLKWPNDVLLEGRKVAGVLAETLWQGDRPRAVALGIGVNLAPQAVPPEAWLDFPAGCVADAVGRPVARWAFLRFVLETLLAWRTRVPTKAFLEAWEARLAYRGQPVQATLPGGEWVQGVVEGLTSQGALRLRLPSGAVRVLRDTVTHLRPIAEEA
- a CDS encoding NAD(P)/FAD-dependent oxidoreductase, yielding MNIAIVGAGVAGMSAAYDLLRAGHQVTLYEADAQVGGLAGGFKAPHWDWSMEKFYHHWFASDQHILGLIRELGWEDKVRFPRPVTVVYHQGKFYPFDSPFAVLRYPGLRWPDKVRFGLVGLYLRLTPRWQPLERHTAHEWLRRTLGERAYTALWEPLLVGKFGRHYREVNMAWFWARLHARTPRLGTFEGGFQAFLDAFAGRLRRMGAEIRLRTPVERILPEPKGTGRGLQVVPAPASGATPQTYHQVLVTVSPAGMAHMAPTLPADYLEGLLKLRSLGAVVLILALKQRLSREGYYWYNIPKATGFPFLALVEHTNFLSAAHFGGDHIVYCGDYLDPEHEYFRLSKEELLEHFLPALQRINPDFRPDWVRGVWLFRAKYAQPVPLVNHSRHIPAIRTPLPGLYFASMSQVYPWDRGTNFAVEIGRRAARMMLEDHGDSAA
- a CDS encoding NAD(P)-dependent oxidoreductase → MQHVPSETLAIDRKKRLTIPFFGLPTRDPTERVCDFNDIVIPLDPERAELEASRCIHCPDPAPCMQGCPVHNDIPSAMWLIEVGEYEEAAKLYHETSSMPEVCSRVCPQEVLCEGSCVRNHNDEPVLTGILERFAVDYYREQRDGKVDVPVGEPTGKRVAVVGAGPAGLSCAEQLRRMGHEVTIFEAKPGPGGLLVYGIPNFKLPKEVVFARVDDLKRAGVEFVFNTTIGKDKTIDDLFNEGFDAMFIGVGANIDAQMKAEGVKTPGVYNASEYLILGNVPEELRPPGLPEPPEIKGKRVIVVGGGDTAADCLRTSIRLGAKEAICVYRRSEAEMPGGEKDRKWAKEEGAKYMFLTQPVRFIPGEDGRLKAVECIKMKLGEPDESGRRRPIPIEGSNFLIEADIAVLAIGYWPDPTIGESTPGLNTHDWGLITADPKTGATTREGVFAGGDAVTGPDLVVTAVAAGRRAAKGIDFYLRTGKMPTAEELNTDPETLVLV